The Actinocorallia herbida DNA window GGCGACACACCGCTGCCGGGGACCTGGCTTCTCCTCCTGCCCGGCGCCGACGCGGACCTCTCCTGCGCCGACGCCCTGACCCGGCTCCTGGACGAGCGCGGGGCGCGGACCGTCCGCATCGGCATCCCCGCAGCGCCGGGCGCGGACCTCGACCTGCTCGCCGATACCCTCGTCGGGGCCGCGGAAGGCGACCCGGTCGAAGGCGTGCTCTGCCTGGCGGCGCGCACCTCCGGTGGCCCCGCCGAGCCCGCTCCGGCACACCACGTGGCCGAGCTGCCCCAGGCGCTGGACCGGGCCGGACTCGACGCGCCCCTGTGGTTCGTCACCCGCGGCGCCGTCCCCGACGGGCCCGCCGCGCCGCCCGCCGACACCGGGCACGCCCAGCTGTGGGCCGTGGTGGAGACGGCCAAGCGCAGCGGCCCGCGGCGGCTGCTGCGCGCCGTCGACCTGCCGCCGGAGTTCTCCGCGCGGTCGGCGCGCTCCCTGGCCGCCGCGCTGACCGGCCCCGACGAGCTCGTGGCCGTCCGGGACGACGGGCTGCTCGTCGGGCGCCTCACCCGGACCCGCCTGACCGAGCCCGGCTGGACGCCCGCCGGGACGGTCCTGGTCACCGGCGGCGGACACGGGCTGGGCGCCGCGACCGCGCGCTGGCTCGCTGGCGCGGGAGCGTCCCGTGTCCTCCTCGCCCTCGACCCGGCGGACCCCGCGCCGGACGGGATCGCCGCCGCGATCACGGCGGTGCGGTGCGATCTCACCGACCCGGCGGCCGTGGCCGACCTCCTCGGCCGCGTTCCGCGCGACGAGCCGCTGACCGCGCTCTTCCACGCCGCCGCGATGCCGGACGGCGACGGCCCGGCACTGAGCGGCGCGCCGGCACTCGCCGCGGTCTGGAATCTGCACAAGGCCACCGCGGACCTGGGCCTCGCCGCCTTCGTCCTCTACGCCCCGCTGACGGCGTCCGCCGCGGCGTGCGCCACCCGGCCCGGCGACCTGGCCGTCGGGGCGTGCCATGACACGCTCGCCCGGCTGCGCCGCGCCGCCGGGCTCCCCGCGACCTCGCTCCTCTGGGGCCCGGCCGACCAGGCCGCGGCCGAGGACGCGCCAGGCCTGCGCCCGATCCGGGTCTCGGCCGCGCTGCGCGACCTGCCCCGCGTCCTGGCCGGGCCGCCCTGCCTCGTCGTCGCCGACGCCACCGCCGCGTTCCCCGGCGTGGGCCCGCGCGCGGCCGGGGACGGCGCTTCCGCGGCCGCCGACCCCGACGGCCTCCTGCTCCGTCTCGAAGGCCGCGAGCCGCGGGAGCGCGACAGACTGCTGCTGGAGTTCGTGCGCGCCGCGACCGCCCAGGCCCTCGGCCACGAGAGCGGCGGGGCCGTGCCGCCCGACGCCGACTTCCTCGATCTCGGGATCACCTCGCTCGGCGCCCTCACCCTGCGCGACCGGCTCGCGCGGGCGACCGGCCTTTCCCTGTCGCCCAGCTCGGTCTACGACCTGCCGACCCCGGCCGCGCTGGCCGCACACCTCGGCGCGGAACTGGCCGGCGCCCCGGCACGGACAGACGCCTGACCAAGGGAGAACAACCATGAACGACCATGTCGTGATCGTCGGAGCCGGTCCCGGCGGGCTCATGCTCGCGTGCGAGCTGGCCCTCGCCGGGGTCCGCACCACCGTGCTGGACCGGCGGACGGGACGCTCCCACGAATCGGGCGGGGCCCTGCTGCACGCCCGCTGCGTGGAGACGCTGCGGCAGCGGGGCATCGCGGAGCGGTTCGGCGACGCGGCCACCCCGCGCTGGAACCGGACCCATTTCGGGCTGCTGTACATCGAGTTCGACGACGAGCTCGGCGAGACCGAGTACGACTGGCTCATCCCGCAGGTCCGCACCGAGGAACTGCTGGAGGAGCGGGCGCTGGAGCTCGGCGTCGAGGTGCTGCACGGGCAGGAGGTGACCGGGGTCGCCCAGGACGTCGACGGCGTCACCGTGACCGCGGTGTCGGCGGAGGGCGAACGGACCGTACGCGGCGCCTTCCTCGTAGGCGCGGACGGGGTGCACAGCACGGTCGCCCGCCTCTGCGGGTTCTCCTACGAGGACTTCGCCCCGGCCTACTACGGGGTGACGGCCGACGTCGGCGACTTCGCCGGCAACCGCGACCAGTTCGTCAACGGCCTGTACCCGGGCGGGCAGCTCGGCATCCTGCCGCTCCAGCCGGGCCGCATCCGGATCATGACGGTCGAGTGGGAGGGACGCGCCGTCCCTGCGGACGTCCCGGTGACCCGTGAGGAGGTCCTGGACAGCGTCCGCAGGCTCGTCGGCCACGCCCCCGACATCGCGGAGCCGACCTGGATGGAGCGGAACGGCCACCCCACCCGGCTCGCGCGCGCCTACCGGGACGGCCGCGTGCTGCTCGTCGGCGACGCCGCCCACTCCCACCCGCCGTCCTCCGGCAACGGCATGGTCACCACCGTCCACGACGCCGTCAACCTGGGCTGGAAACTCGCCGCCGAGGTCCAAGGACG harbors:
- a CDS encoding FAD-dependent monooxygenase; this encodes MNDHVVIVGAGPGGLMLACELALAGVRTTVLDRRTGRSHESGGALLHARCVETLRQRGIAERFGDAATPRWNRTHFGLLYIEFDDELGETEYDWLIPQVRTEELLEERALELGVEVLHGQEVTGVAQDVDGVTVTAVSAEGERTVRGAFLVGADGVHSTVARLCGFSYEDFAPAYYGVTADVGDFAGNRDQFVNGLYPGGQLGILPLQPGRIRIMTVEWEGRAVPADVPVTREEVLDSVRRLVGHAPDIAEPTWMERNGHPTRLARAYRDGRVLLVGDAAHSHPPSSGNGMVTTVHDAVNLGWKLAAEVQGRAPKGLLDSYHAERHPVGRRACVRAAAQIAIQHPLERLGPLREVLAGLVEMREVQRYLVQYVTEVSYVFDYPDVPGERHELIGTRFPEVPVTRPDGASLTTYEPLAGGRGLLLDLTGKPGALPDLPAGVADLVEVVTVEPVAALDARAVLVRPDGFVAWADRGPDGDAGLLHALREWFG